Genomic segment of Ischnura elegans chromosome 12, ioIscEleg1.1, whole genome shotgun sequence:
CAAGTATTTTTCTTACAAGGAAAAGTAATCTCGGATGAAATATATGTGATTATTACAAATCTCTCTCAATATGGATTTGTAACCCCTTATTTAAAAAGCCGTCTCCGAGAATTTGAGCCGGTGATAATTATGTCATTTTGCTTAATCATAAATGTGTtgcttccatttcatttttataacctCATAAGAAGTAAGCGTAGAATAATTTTGTGGAACTTCTCCTTATCCAAAGTATAATTCAGTCTTCATTTTGGCTAAAGAAGTATAGTATTTATACCACTTACGAACTGTAATTTTTATGCTGTTATGACCTTCCTTGCTCTCTGGAGCCAATCCCTTCATAATTATTAGCACCTTGGCTGTTACATTACCAATGTTGATAACCTCAGACcgttttttcttcatctttcagCGTCAAAAGCTAGTGGATTTGGAAGTCAACCCCAAGGTCTCCCCAAATTTTTGAGTTCCAATGCCTCCCAATGAAGGGTCTGAGAAGGTATGGACCTCTGTCGATTCTGGAGCAGTTTCAGACCTTTCTAACCGATTCCAAAAGATCAATCAGTTAATGATTACTGGATCGATGCCAACGAATGGGTCTCGGCCGAGGACATTGCCGAGTCCATCTCAAGATGAACGGGACAATGGGAACTCGGGGACTCAAGGATTTGGGGATGGCCGGGAGAATGGAGACAGTGACCAGGATCATTTCTCGGGAGCTTCTAGAAGAGGAGGAGATCGCAAGAATTCAAGTAGTAGTAGTGTCCCAAGAGTGTCTGTAAGTGAAGACCTGTTGAAAAGAGAGGATCAGCGGATCAAAACCTTTCAAAACTGGCCCCTGGACTACTTACGCCCAGAAGTTCTGGCTGCGGCTGGCTTTTACCATGTCAGAGATGATTTGGTGCGGTGTGCATTTTGTAAAATTGAGGTAAGTGCACTAAAATTAAGAATCTGTTATCGAAAAACCTTGGTGAAGAGATGTTGTGGTGTGGTTCATTTTGGGCATTCTAGCGCTGAAATGGCTTTTTCACTGTTTTTAGCTGTGGGttaacatcattttaaaaaagtCAGTTTATTTCTTAAATAGTGGCATGTGTTAACCATAATTGATGGTCTCTAGTCATATAATTTGCAGAGAGCGATGATTTTGTTCTTAATTACTTTTTACAGGTAAAACTTTTCAAATACTCTCCTTTCCTGATATGCCATATCTTTCATAGTTGATAAGAATCCTGATAGTGCTGCTAAATTGActagataaataaaatgataggAATCTCTTTTCTGTGAACAGTAGTTTTGCAAGATTCATTGCCACACCTTCAAGAgtgtcaattaataaaaatatatgtgtgAAACTTCTACTTGGGCAATGTTGGGCGCAGAATCTGTATTATTTAATTAGTAGGGCATTGAAAtttcaaagaatgaaaaaaaaatcactttatatTTTGTGGTGATTCATAATATTCCATGCTGAttacaaattttgatccatatcagagcctccaaccactttttttatttaaccggTCAGtgtgacatttacgtggaattgctcatATTGAGTAACATTACGTAGCATTTCAACAATTATATTTTAGTAGAGACCTTTAACCCTTTTGAGACAGTgcagttctctccttagcatgactgctgtactgtgccacaagagactcttccgtcctctccgtacggagcatttttgcaggacactCTTTAAGAAGGATCTCGCTGTTAATCACACACTTTCAGCACACAGCACACCTTTTTCAATCCTTCCTATcaggactccgcattatctcagactccaagggtagttgggctccctcctttcggggtttataacctTACCAGTGGCATTGCTTCACAGTCAATCATGCttcgtttatatgaattagctatatggataattgttgcttgaatgtAAATTGCAGgcttcaaattgaattcctcgttttattctaagaattgtcaaattttgaatgaagctcagCATCAAtgttaacgcatttaatgcagcaacaatttcgaTGTTGatatttatactgaaatcgagatattattgaatatttatggtagaattttgtttaaaaattgtaaatgctgctcaataGACACAAATTCAAttcttactttatattttttgaaaaagtacaaaaatatttatttcgaaagcTGACTGagtgaacaattgaatgaccgtggtcccttaccacaaagaggggtaatataagtcgaggggtccgggtaccttcTCCCGGATTGCGAGGGTACGGCCTGAGTCCCGCTTTTTGTTGTGTCCCGAAActaaagacctggttacacgatacattaacatgtacgggttaatgtctaaatgaatgaatgccaaaatgcaccgtgtaaccacccaacttgtgagaatgcatgcacagaaaaatagaacctgttctaatttggttcatgcattcgtacatgttccagtccaccaaaatcattcacgcaaacgtacattaacttgtacgtgttaatgtaccgtgtaaccaagcCTTTAGACTTCGCAAACCCGTGACcatcataaaaggaggagaggaaggaaatgtatattttcgaCATATGATCGCTTGCTTAGGAAAATCACCGACGAAAATTTGTGGCTttcatctcccgggtcaagaaacgtcctgccacatattttcgtcattCTTAGGGAAAGGGTTAAAACACATAATCATAatgttaacccttaaccggtgacgtgcggtctgagagaccgctgcatttctaaaattatgaatattttcaaaattaatatttctaaatatttataattctcattagcttcatatttttgcataacaaggacatcccactcttaaaaattaatgttcctttcattaaattttgtaaatttgaatttcaattctattagcggtctgtgagaccgtacgtcactagcatgagaaagcatcaagaaaggaataagctggataaatttcatagctacttactacttagccttccaactttaacatttaaggcttttttttaatctggcgacataatgatgcataaatagaataattgtaactcaagtgttttgggcatcagttttttgagcctgcttcaaatcacaatttttaatgacaaataggttcgtattgggagtgtaaaaattttaatataagtttaagaatagttaagcattcaaaacaaaaattaaacaaaacaataacaatggcgttgcaacattttatgaatttttgatttattgctgTCTCCAAGACAGTAATagagtgtaacaaatatttcacgtcactggttaagggttaacaaAGAAGTCCAATATTTAAGTTGGATTGGCCAGACCATGTTTGATTggatatacagtagactctcgttattatgaagttcaagggactgaaaaaccggaggttcataataacgaagtttttataaacatttcttttaggaatatTTAGTTCATAAAGCCATGCTAGGCATCTAGAAGTgctgttatcctgcagaatgcaacactgcattacaattgtgcATGAACTCGCTATTGTGACAAACTAATCTAGCTGGGCATGCGACGCAGCCGGAGCCCGAAAAAAGTCACTGTCCGCGGGAAGGAAGAACAGGCGAAACGCTCAATAGTGCCTGACTTCACATCACATTAAGTGAAaatttgttcagattatgcccaaagtgggAGTTCCTTTACGCCACACGGCATCGCATCGGCCAACTCGAAAGGcaccaaaattgaaatttccggctcgcttgaatttttcatttattcatatctCTTAAGGTTGGTTTATCAGATGTACGTAGGAAGAACACTAACTGTACGTCCTATTCACGAGcagaatgaagcttattatataaTGTTACGTGCATACTAAAGCATCTCCTACTGAGggaagaaccataattgatgctcttgcgCACAGAGcacaaggagaacttaaacgtagcacAATGGTTGTAACgtagcatagtgtatatccacctaaatgctgttgcttattcgtggaacttttTAATGAAGTTCTTTTTGTAGCCAGCGGGACCAGCACTGAGGCtcataatttcgtaataatgtttcttttaccatagattggataggccgtttcgtcgggaccaacgatttgatTCGCAATAACAAGAACTTTGTAATAAGGTTGTTCGCAATAACGAGAGTACTGTAATGTCAATATTGCTAAGTTTAGTTACACATTCTTGTAATAAAGCTAGTGAGTTTTGTTGAATAGTTGTACAAATCTAGTGTGATGGGTGGATGTCTCTTTGGTtgttgtttcaaatattttttatttatattaagtatttttttccatagatTGTTAGATGGGAGAAAGGAGACATCCCAATGAAAGAGCACAAGAGGTGGTCTTCACACTGTCCATTTGTCCGTGGAATACCATGTGGTAACATTCCAATTGATGAGAGCGGTGCCAGCCATGAAACAGATAATGGGGAAATGATGGCGAATGAAAATTTAAGTTATGATACCTGTGGAATCCATGAAGAAATGTTGCCTTTTTCCTTCTGTGATGATGgtaataacttaaattatttgTCACCAATGTATCTCTTTTGGGGTGGCCTTTCGTCTGAAGAATCTTGAAAGTTATGGAGTgccaaagaaaatttaatttatctgaTGAGGTCATGattgttttaaaatgatgataGTACCTTTTACACTTAGCTATTTGTCCTCAGTTTGATATCCCATCCCATGCTTTTCTGTTAGTAGTATTGATATTTCATTGTGATCATGCAGTCATTTGTCAACATAATGATAGTTCTATCTCATTTTTCCTTGTGGACTTGATATGTACCTTTTCCTCTGGTTGTCCCAAGTATTATAAAATTCATCAAATCTTTCGGAGATGTCATCGCTGTAACTTTTGGTAAAATTCTTAGTAAAATTACCGTAAAGataaattttgttaattataatTAGAATGCATTGTGGGGGTTGAtcattaacttcttttatatttttatctactaCGAAGGTATTGGTAATGCATGTATCACACACTAAAACATAATGGATAATTATGGACTTACTCTAGGAAAGTCAGAAAATTCCAGCTTTAAGGCGCTCTACGTTAGAAATTCATGATTTGGTTTTGTATCCAGATAAGTAAGATTTTGCTATTCTAACCTTGTTCTGACTTTCCTTGTTTCATCAGAGCATCCTAGAGCGACATCAGCACAAAGGGCTGCACTACCAATAATGAAAGCAACACATGCTGGTGAAGCAAGTGACGAGGATAAAGAACAGGCTACTGAGCCACCACTGGAAAAACTTGGGGTGAGAGACCTGCGAGCTGCAGTTCACCCTGAATATTGTTCTGAAGCCTCTCGTCTGTCCTCGTATTCATCATGGCCTGTGGCAATCAAGCAGAGACCGAATGCTCTTGCTGAAGCTGGTTTCTATTATACAGGTGTGTGGCTGTGTTGTGTTTGTAGATAGTGTTACAAATGGAAAATTGTACTTGTACTCATCTAGACCTGCGGTTTCCAACTGGTGGTACATAAGGGGTACACCCCTTGAGGGTACTCGACGAACCAGGGGAGTgtgccgaaaataatcggtaacgGCAGGAACTATGTTTCttttaaccaggaaatatgtatacatattatatggggtGTTTTAAACAAAGTTTCTCTTTGTACAATTAATCATAACTAGAAGTGTCATCTACctgtagtgaaattatgtaataaaatgtgcacgttatatttttggggtacaatattagttatatagaGGGATACGGGatgaaaaaaaggttgggaaccgctgatgtAGAcagacaacttagttgaccacatcaTGAGATGTGATGATGACAATCATTGAAAGATAGGTGGACAAAAAGAAGGGATGGCCCCAACTGAGATACATACGAAAGGTTATCAAGGGTTTAAAGGAGGATATACATCACTGTAAAAGTCAAGCTGATTGGAGATATCAAGGGAAAGCTGCATAATATCAATCAcatgattgttgacttatgatgatgatatttttcttggagtcATTCGACTAGAAATGACTTAAAATCTAATGTTTTCCTTTCTGAATTTAGAGTTTTGCACATTTAACCCCAGTTTTCTACTTAAAACTCATTTTCTCTTGGTAATAAGGGTGTTCATTCATATAACTCACTGTAAAGCagtaatctaaaaaaaaataataaaaaatgaaaaacagtaGCTTCTGGACAGGGGTGCTTTGCCTCTAATAAGCATCCACTCCATTTATTCAAAGTACCCTGTACGTATGCATAGAAAGACATTGAAATGTTAGATGGGAGAATAATTCAAAGTTGGATCATAGTATCTTTTAATTATATGTGTGCTCAACGGCCTACTGGTTACTCAATTGTTGGTAAGGGTGGTGCTGTGTGTGTTGATGAATgcatttattgtgtttttttgtcTGTTGAAGAGAGTGGCCTTTTAAATGTAGTGCTAAGTATTAtgagattttcctttttttctgatTAATGTGTTTTTTTCCCTCAGGGAATGGTGATCAAACCATTTGCTTTCATTGTGGTGGTGGTTTGAGGGACTGGGAAGATGGTGACGATCCATGGATAGAGCATGCGAAGTggttttcaaaatgttatttcgTGAATCTAGTCAAAGGCAGTGAGTTTGTATCAAAAGTTGCTGATACAAGGCCTGCTGTCATGAATGCTGAGGTgagatatgaatttattttattttttataaagatgttTTTTCTAGAAATAATATGCCTGTATTTTTTCCCCCGCAAACCCATTGACAAATTGTTGAATCAATGCTACAAttgcttttattttgtattttgtacaGACCTGGGCATATCTTTCACTGTTTTCAGTTGAATAACTGTGTGAATCATTGGTCCTTTTGATAATTAGAATACATAGAATATGTTTGATGAGTGAATGGCACATATATGTCTGATGTGATTACATTTCACTTTTACCTGTCTATTCACATCACTTATCAAGTGGATGCATTTTGATTCATTGTTTGTGCCAAAACATGCAAatcagaaacagaaaaaaaaattcctttattttctttttataaataaatttggtaaatgagaaatattttgtagcACTTAATGAGAAATCTATTTCTTCATGTTTTTCCCATTATTTCTTGAATTTGTAagtcaatgttaaaaaattagtaatgtgaGGAGAAATAAGGTTTAGTGCTTTAAGGAGAGTTATTAAATTTGTTgtcttaattttgtttatgtatatTTGTGCTCTTTATTTTGCAGGAAGCCAAAGATTTGACTGAAACATGTCCAAATGCTGCAAGGCAGGAAGCAGTCAGGTAatgctt
This window contains:
- the LOC124169009 gene encoding death-associated inhibitor of apoptosis 1-like isoform X2; amino-acid sequence: MPPNEGSEKVWTSVDSGAVSDLSNRFQKINQLMITGSMPTNGSRPRTLPSPSQDERDNGNSGTQGFGDGRENGDSDQDHFSGASRRGGDRKNSSSSSVPRVSVSEDLLKREDQRIKTFQNWPLDYLRPEVLAAAGFYHVRDDLVRCAFCKIEIVRWEKGDIPMKEHKRWSSHCPFVRGIPCGNIPIDESGASHETDNGEMMANENLSYDTCGIHEEMLPFSFCDDEHPRATSAQRAALPIMKATHAGEASDEDKEQATEPPLEKLGVRDLRAAVHPEYCSEASRLSSYSSWPVAIKQRPNALAEAGFYYTGNGDQTICFHCGGGLRDWEDGDDPWIEHAKWFSKCYFVNLVKGSEFVSKVADTRPAVMNAEEAKDLTETCPNAARQEAVSSLAAKPTESEKSACGAPSTSQEPTVECESESTKGSKVYSLEESGMCKINWWSWLRVT
- the LOC124169009 gene encoding death-associated inhibitor of apoptosis 1-like isoform X1; translation: MPPNEGSEKVWTSVDSGAVSDLSNRFQKINQLMITGSMPTNGSRPRTLPSPSQDERDNGNSGTQGFGDGRENGDSDQDHFSGASRRGGDRKNSSSSSVPRVSVSEDLLKREDQRIKTFQNWPLDYLRPEVLAAAGFYHVRDDLVRCAFCKIEIVRWEKGDIPMKEHKRWSSHCPFVRGIPCGNIPIDESGASHETDNGEMMANENLSYDTCGIHEEMLPFSFCDDEHPRATSAQRAALPIMKATHAGEASDEDKEQATEPPLEKLGVRDLRAAVHPEYCSEASRLSSYSSWPVAIKQRPNALAEAGFYYTGNGDQTICFHCGGGLRDWEDGDDPWIEHAKWFSKCYFVNLVKGSEFVSKVADTRPAVMNAEEAKDLTETCPNAARQEAVSSLAAKPTESEKSACGAPSTSQEPTVECESESTKGSKEVKDEVRLCKICYAAELGVVFLPCGHMVACVKCAPSLSICPVCRQRFTHTVRAFIP